From a region of the bacterium genome:
- a CDS encoding ABC transporter permease — translation MIGSIIQDVRFCLRMLLKSPGFSVITILTLALGVSINSAVFSIVHAVLIRPLPVRNWERSVAIATVVQREALERRGTSYMDYLDWRAQSTVFEEMAALTEDSFTLTSLGQAEQVQAEAVSGSYFSLIGTKPVLGRMFLPQEERLPLSDPPALIGHSFWLRHFGREKSAIGKIIQLDDQNFRITGVLPENVSGMDGETEIWIPIAAYTLLGESKLVENRGTRQIDVFARLKPGVTKEQAAAEMSAIAQRLQKEYPVTNLYYNTTIIPLREEFFGETKPLLLTLLGAVLFVLLIACANVANLLVAKATARQKEMALRAALGAGKSRIMRQLLTESVMLSLIGGAFGWLLANVFVKLLITLNPVQLPAFVRVELNTPVLFFTLGICALSGILMGLAPAFHASRRDLQDAIKESAVNTTGASVGKDVRNFLVVSEVALAVLLLIGAGLLARSFQQIQNIPLGFVPDQRVAMRISLPRLKYEEEKAWQFSKVLLEKIESIPSVQSAALTSDIPLGGSASASILNLEGKVLDRGVRVYFHAVSPKFFSTTGIPLIAGRSFQSTDTTDSLPVAIVSEKMVQRYWSKENPIGKRVKFGRTPSAERPWMTIVGVAAEVKHRTIVEDPVGSPDDPEIYLPLSQRVTRGMGLIVRTEKDTDSISATLRKEIQSMDPDIPVFSITTMRELVQSGTSGSRFSAFLMIVFGALALMLSAIGIYGVLTFHVTQRTREIGVRLALGAPRLAVFNMILRHALVLTMIGLGLGLLAARGLSGLLSAQLYQISPTDPFIFSSIPLILLAVAFIAIVIPARRAMKVEPVIALRME, via the coding sequence ATGATTGGATCGATTATTCAAGACGTTCGATTCTGTTTGCGGATGTTGCTAAAAAGTCCTGGCTTTAGCGTGATCACAATTCTGACATTGGCGCTGGGTGTGAGTATCAACTCGGCCGTCTTCAGCATAGTTCATGCGGTTCTCATCCGGCCGCTTCCAGTTCGTAACTGGGAACGGTCCGTAGCTATTGCTACTGTTGTTCAGCGTGAGGCTCTGGAGCGGCGCGGTACTTCCTATATGGATTACCTCGACTGGCGAGCGCAAAGCACCGTTTTCGAAGAGATGGCTGCTTTGACGGAGGATTCTTTTACACTCACAAGTCTGGGGCAGGCGGAGCAAGTCCAGGCAGAAGCAGTATCCGGAAGCTACTTTTCGCTGATTGGGACAAAGCCGGTGCTTGGCAGAATGTTTCTCCCGCAGGAAGAACGTCTTCCGCTTTCCGACCCGCCTGCGCTCATTGGTCATTCTTTCTGGCTTCGTCATTTCGGAAGAGAGAAGAGCGCCATCGGAAAAATCATTCAACTGGATGACCAGAATTTTCGAATCACCGGCGTGTTGCCTGAAAATGTTTCCGGAATGGATGGCGAAACTGAAATCTGGATCCCAATCGCCGCTTATACGCTTCTTGGCGAATCGAAACTTGTCGAAAACAGGGGAACACGTCAGATCGATGTTTTCGCGCGTTTGAAGCCAGGGGTTACAAAAGAACAAGCTGCTGCTGAAATGTCTGCGATCGCACAGCGTTTACAGAAAGAGTATCCAGTGACCAATCTTTATTACAACACAACCATCATTCCGTTGCGTGAAGAATTTTTTGGAGAAACGAAACCGCTTCTCTTGACGCTTCTGGGAGCTGTTTTGTTTGTGCTATTGATCGCGTGTGCGAATGTCGCAAACCTGCTGGTTGCTAAAGCCACCGCGCGACAAAAAGAAATGGCGCTTCGCGCGGCACTGGGAGCGGGGAAGAGCCGGATCATGCGTCAGCTTTTGACCGAAAGCGTGATGTTAAGTTTGATTGGCGGCGCTTTCGGATGGTTACTCGCAAATGTATTCGTAAAATTGCTAATCACTTTGAATCCAGTTCAGCTCCCCGCTTTTGTAAGGGTGGAGTTGAATACTCCGGTGCTCTTTTTTACGCTGGGGATTTGCGCATTGAGTGGCATTTTGATGGGACTCGCGCCCGCGTTTCATGCATCGCGTCGCGATCTGCAAGATGCGATTAAGGAGAGCGCCGTGAACACAACCGGCGCATCGGTCGGAAAAGATGTCCGAAACTTTCTTGTCGTTTCAGAAGTGGCCCTTGCGGTATTACTTCTGATCGGAGCCGGACTTCTCGCGCGAAGCTTTCAGCAAATCCAGAATATTCCCCTCGGATTCGTTCCTGACCAGCGTGTGGCCATGCGCATTTCGTTGCCTCGCTTAAAGTATGAGGAAGAAAAAGCCTGGCAATTTTCGAAGGTCCTTCTGGAAAAAATCGAATCGATTCCTTCTGTTCAGTCCGCTGCTCTGACAAGCGACATACCGCTCGGTGGAAGCGCAAGCGCCTCAATCCTGAATCTGGAGGGTAAAGTTCTTGATCGTGGCGTCCGCGTTTACTTTCATGCGGTCAGTCCAAAATTCTTTTCTACCACAGGTATTCCTTTAATAGCCGGAAGGTCTTTCCAATCTACGGACACGACTGACTCGCTTCCTGTTGCTATTGTCAGCGAGAAAATGGTCCAACGATACTGGAGTAAAGAGAATCCAATAGGGAAGCGCGTGAAGTTTGGCAGAACCCCATCTGCGGAGCGTCCATGGATGACGATCGTTGGTGTTGCCGCCGAAGTGAAACACCGAACGATTGTCGAAGATCCTGTTGGATCTCCCGATGATCCGGAGATTTATTTGCCTCTCTCGCAACGGGTCACACGCGGAATGGGACTGATTGTTCGGACAGAAAAGGATACTGATTCCATTAGCGCAACGCTCCGAAAAGAAATTCAATCAATGGATCCTGACATACCGGTTTTCTCCATAACTACGATGCGGGAGCTGGTTCAATCGGGAACTTCCGGATCACGCTTCAGCGCTTTCCTGATGATTGTTTTTGGCGCGCTCGCTTTAATGTTATCCGCCATCGGTATTTATGGAGTCTTAACATTTCATGTGACGCAGCGCACTCGCGAAATCGGTGTGAGATTGGCGCTCGGAGCGCCACGGCTTGCAGTGTTCAATATGATTCTGCGGCATGCGCTTGTTTTGACAATGATTGGACTCGGCCTGGGACTTCTCGCCGCGCGTGGTTTGAGCGGCCTGCTCTCTGCGCAACTCTATCAAATCAGTCCAACCGACCCATTCATTTTCAGCTCGATACCGCTGATCTTGCTTGCGGTTGCCTTCATCGCAATCGTCATTCCCGCCCGCCGCGCGATGAAGGTTGAACCGGTGATAGCCCTTCGTATGGAATGA
- a CDS encoding sigma-70 family RNA polymerase sigma factor yields the protein MYKDFSDADLLLTLRKCSYSQKQEILLTLYERYKPLVMKVCYYHLADYDLANDIFHDVFVKVMENAQSIKNPALFKSWLMTITKNLCVDRLRRTSYTKGQEPLTAQIEVSCEERIEDRYVAEMDRRKILGYLTDCLRNLDPQHLTIFKLRWKGLQAAQIRSVLKTNKPELRRSYDRIKYQLEGCMRNKSLTISMDQIISLGELE from the coding sequence ATGTATAAGGATTTCTCTGATGCCGACCTGCTCCTCACTCTCCGCAAGTGTAGCTATTCGCAGAAACAGGAAATTCTTTTAACTCTCTACGAACGTTACAAACCGTTGGTTATGAAAGTCTGTTACTACCATCTGGCGGATTACGATTTGGCCAACGACATCTTTCACGATGTTTTCGTGAAGGTCATGGAAAATGCCCAAAGCATCAAGAACCCTGCGTTATTTAAGAGCTGGTTGATGACGATTACGAAAAATTTGTGCGTTGATCGTCTTCGCCGAACGTCTTATACAAAAGGACAGGAGCCTCTTACAGCCCAGATTGAAGTCTCCTGTGAGGAACGGATCGAAGACAGGTACGTTGCCGAGATGGACCGCCGGAAGATTCTCGGTTATCTTACTGATTGTCTGCGAAATCTGGATCCACAACACCTGACCATCTTCAAACTGCGCTGGAAAGGACTGCAAGCAGCACAGATTCGGTCCGTTTTGAAAACCAATAAGCCGGAGCTGAGACGATCCTACGACAGGATCAAATACCAGCTGGAAGGCTGCATGAGAAACAAGAGTCTGACAATCTCCATGGATCAAATCATCAGCTTAGGAGAACTCGAGTAA